A region of Lycium barbarum isolate Lr01 chromosome 1, ASM1917538v2, whole genome shotgun sequence DNA encodes the following proteins:
- the LOC132635379 gene encoding uncharacterized protein LOC132635379 isoform X2: MPPKKATAAQKGKSVAAGETSRAQKVTRTLAQIMQDTAPRPTDSTTSSSSEESGAAAAATMDQGAASPVAPEVPVPEPPAPQRGAEDRAMRDAVQLLTRLVAGQVHRHGLGDGRADRRDSSRAREFLTCNPPEFFGTKPEEDPEEFIRKMRRTLHLINASATESVTLASYRLYDVAANWYESWELSRGDGAPPAVWDDFSQAFLSHFLPPELRRARGDRFLLLRQRGRSVREYSMEFDSLARYAPAVVATMADRMHRYIMGLDRYFVDSCLVLAAQPDMDIARIQAHAQGMEDRHRGHQPDRSQDRRQPKRARSSGYFEEFRSGQPQQQQQSSRHSSQPAQSTPPQFSGRRFDSPGYLGAGQSSGVSGSRVDRSSGQTRPPRPQCSYCGRYHPGECYRATGACYSCGRQGHTVRECPYKGNLGGPAQPTGLVAGSSSPSIAMRPAGQGTSTSASRGRGRGRAPSSSGPSNRIYALTSRQDPEALPNADTDSE; the protein is encoded by the exons atgcctccgaagaaagcgacagctgcccagaagggcaagtcagtagcagccggagagactagtcgggctcAGAAAGtcactcggacccttgctcaaaTTATGCAAGATACTGCGCCCCGGCCAACCGACTCTACTACATCATCATCATcggaggagtctggagcagcagccgctgccactatggatcagggggcggcttcaccagtagctccagaggttccagtacctgagcctccagctccacagcgaggggctgaggatcgggctatgagagatgcggtccagttgttgaccagactggtagcagggcaggttcatagGCACGGACTTGGGGATGGTCGTGCAGACagacgtgacagttcgagagctcgtgagttcctgacctgtaatcctccagagttcttcgggacaaagcccgaggaggatcctgaggagtttatcaggaagatgcggcgcactttgcatttgattaatgcttccgcgacagagtcagtcacgttggcttcgtaccggttgtatgatgtagcggctaattggtacgagtcatgggagttatccagaggtgacggcgctcccccagcagtttgggatgatttttctcaggcctttcttagccattttctgcctccggagttacggcgggccaggggtgacagattcttattgctgagacagaggggccgcagtgttcgagagtacagtatggagttcgactcattggcccgatatgcacctgctgtggtagctactatggctgacaggatgcacaggtatattatggggctggaccgttattttgtcgacagttgcttggtattggccgctcagcctgatatggatattgcccggattcaggcgcacgctcagggcatggaggaccggcacaggggtcatcagcccgataggagtcaggatcggagacagcccaagagggccagatcatctgggtattttgAGGAATTTCGGagtgggcagcctcagcagcagcagcagtctagcaggcattcttcccagccggcacagagcacacctccgcagttctcaggcaggagatttgatagcccagggtatttaggagcaggccagagctccggggtttcaggttcgcgggtagacagaagttccggtcagacgaggccacccaggcctcagtgttcttattgtgggagataccacccgggagagtgctaccgtgctacaggtgcttgttattcttgtggccgccagggccatactgtgagagagtgtccgtataagggtaatttgggaggtccagcgcagcctaccggattagTCGCTGGGTCATCGTCTCCTTCgatagccatgcgccctgcggggcaggGTACGTCGACATCAGCAagccgcggcagaggtcgtggcagGGCTCCCAGTtcaagcggtccttcgaaccgcatctatgccttgactagtcgacaggacccggaggcgctACCAAACGCGGATACAG ATTCGGAgtga
- the LOC132635379 gene encoding uncharacterized protein LOC132635379 isoform X1 produces MPPKKATAAQKGKSVAAGETSRAQKVTRTLAQIMQDTAPRPTDSTTSSSSEESGAAAAATMDQGAASPVAPEVPVPEPPAPQRGAEDRAMRDAVQLLTRLVAGQVHRHGLGDGRADRRDSSRAREFLTCNPPEFFGTKPEEDPEEFIRKMRRTLHLINASATESVTLASYRLYDVAANWYESWELSRGDGAPPAVWDDFSQAFLSHFLPPELRRARGDRFLLLRQRGRSVREYSMEFDSLARYAPAVVATMADRMHRYIMGLDRYFVDSCLVLAAQPDMDIARIQAHAQGMEDRHRGHQPDRSQDRRQPKRARSSGYFEEFRSGQPQQQQQSSRHSSQPAQSTPPQFSGRRFDSPGYLGAGQSSGVSGSRVDRSSGQTRPPRPQCSYCGRYHPGECYRATGACYSCGRQGHTVRECPYKGNLGGPAQPTGLVAGSSSPSIAMRPAGQGTSTSASRGRGRGRAPSSSGPSNRIYALTSRQDPEALPNADTGTDDRFAEPSA; encoded by the exons atgcctccgaagaaagcgacagctgcccagaagggcaagtcagtagcagccggagagactagtcgggctcAGAAAGtcactcggacccttgctcaaaTTATGCAAGATACTGCGCCCCGGCCAACCGACTCTACTACATCATCATCATcggaggagtctggagcagcagccgctgccactatggatcagggggcggcttcaccagtagctccagaggttccagtacctgagcctccagctccacagcgaggggctgaggatcgggctatgagagatgcggtccagttgttgaccagactggtagcagggcaggttcatagGCACGGACTTGGGGATGGTCGTGCAGACagacgtgacagttcgagagctcgtgagttcctgacctgtaatcctccagagttcttcgggacaaagcccgaggaggatcctgaggagtttatcaggaagatgcggcgcactttgcatttgattaatgcttccgcgacagagtcagtcacgttggcttcgtaccggttgtatgatgtagcggctaattggtacgagtcatgggagttatccagaggtgacggcgctcccccagcagtttgggatgatttttctcaggcctttcttagccattttctgcctccggagttacggcgggccaggggtgacagattcttattgctgagacagaggggccgcagtgttcgagagtacagtatggagttcgactcattggcccgatatgcacctgctgtggtagctactatggctgacaggatgcacaggtatattatggggctggaccgttattttgtcgacagttgcttggtattggccgctcagcctgatatggatattgcccggattcaggcgcacgctcagggcatggaggaccggcacaggggtcatcagcccgataggagtcaggatcggagacagcccaagagggccagatcatctgggtattttgAGGAATTTCGGagtgggcagcctcagcagcagcagcagtctagcaggcattcttcccagccggcacagagcacacctccgcagttctcaggcaggagatttgatagcccagggtatttaggagcaggccagagctccggggtttcaggttcgcgggtagacagaagttccggtcagacgaggccacccaggcctcagtgttcttattgtgggagataccacccgggagagtgctaccgtgctacaggtgcttgttattcttgtggccgccagggccatactgtgagagagtgtccgtataagggtaatttgggaggtccagcgcagcctaccggattagTCGCTGGGTCATCGTCTCCTTCgatagccatgcgccctgcggggcaggGTACGTCGACATCAGCAagccgcggcagaggtcgtggcagGGCTCCCAGTtcaagcggtccttcgaaccgcatctatgccttgactagtcgacaggacccggaggcgctACCAAACGCGGATACAG gtaccgacgacaggtttgctgagccgtccgcttag